Proteins encoded in a region of the Populus nigra chromosome 3, ddPopNigr1.1, whole genome shotgun sequence genome:
- the LOC133690034 gene encoding mitogen-activated protein kinase kinase SIPKK-like, which translates to MKKGGLNPNVKLKLSLPPPNEVSFAKFLTQSGTFRDGDLLVNRDGVRIVSQIDTQPPPPITPTDNQLSLADIDMVKVIGKGSSGIVQLVQHKWTSQFFALKVIQMNIEESARKAITQELKINQSSQCPYVVMCYQSFYDNGAISIILEYMDGGSLADFLKSVKKISEPYLAAICKQVLKGLLYLHHEKHIIHRDLKPSNLLINHRGEVKITDFGVSAIMQSTSGQANTFVGTYNYMSPERISGGRYDYKSDIWSLGLVLLECATGEFSITPPVPDEGWTNVYELMVAIVDQPPPSAPPDQFSPEFCSFISACVQKDPKDRQSAHELMEHPFMNMYEDQHVDLSSYFTNAGSLATL; encoded by the exons ATGAAGAAGGGAGGCTTAAACCCTAATGTCAAGCTCAAGCTCTCTCTCCCTCCTCCTAATGAAGTTTCCTTCGCCAAGTTCCT AACCCAAAGCGGTACGTTTAGAGATGGTGATCTGCTTGTCAATCGAGACGGTGTTCGGATTGTCTCTCAAATCGATACCCAGCCT CCACCACCTATAACGCCCACAGACAACCAATTGAGTTTAGCGGATATAGACATGGTTAAGGTCATCGGGAAGGGAAGTAGTGGAATTGTGCAGTTGGTGCAACACAAATGGACAAGCCAGTTTTTTGCCTTGAAG GTTATCCAAATGAATATCGAAGAGTCTGCACGCAAGGCCATTACTCAGGAACTGAAAATTAATCAGTCATCACAATGTCCTTATGTCGTCATGTGCTACCAGTCTTTTTACGATAACGGTGCCATTTCAATTATCTTAGAGTACATGGATGGTGGATCTCTAGCAGATTTTCTGAaaagtgttaaaaaaatttcagaaccATATCTTGCTGCCATCTGTAAGCAG GTGCTCAAGGGTTTGTTGTATCTTCATCATGAAAAACACATCATCCACCGGGATTTAAAACCTTCTAATTTGTTGATTAATCATAGAGGAGAAGTCAAGATTACAGACTTTGGAGTGAGTGCAATCATGCAAAGCACGTCTGGACAGGCTAATACTTTTGTTGGCACATACAACTATATGTCT CCTGAGAGAATTAGTGGGGGACGATATGACTATAAAAGTGACATTTGGAGCTTGGGCTTGGTATTGCTGGAGTGTGCAACCGGTGAATTCTCAATTACCCCTCCTGTGCCGGATGAAGGCTGGACTAATGTCTATGAACTTATGGTAGCCATTGTTGATCAACCTCCACCTTCTGCACCACCAGACCAATTTTCTCCAGAGTTTTGTTCATTTATATCTGCATG TGTGCAGAAAGATCCAAAGGATAGACAGTCAGCACATGAACTGATG GAACACCCATTCATGAACATGTATGAGGACCAGCATGTGGATCTCTCGTCATACTTTACAAATGCCGGTTCTCTTGCAACCCTTTGA